Proteins found in one Subtercola endophyticus genomic segment:
- a CDS encoding TIGR04282 family arsenosugar biosynthesis glycosyltransferase has translation MLTVVVIAKECVPGRVKTRLTPALSYEQAASVAFASLTDTLEAVNHIAATRRILAFDGNPDNAPDEADGFEIIQQACGGLDTRLAAIFDQCTGPTLLVGMDTPQLTAADLNAAARGMQLAAQHGDAASAWLGFANDGGFWALGMTHPDGDHIRGVAMSQHNTGRVQLERLLDAGLEVSLLSELIDVDTFADAVDVAALAPHSRFARAFAAAVRAPELVPAPATRPVVAHTAARP, from the coding sequence ATGCTCACCGTTGTCGTTATCGCCAAAGAGTGCGTTCCCGGCCGAGTGAAGACCCGGCTCACGCCCGCTTTGAGTTACGAGCAGGCCGCATCCGTAGCGTTCGCGAGCCTCACCGACACCCTCGAAGCCGTCAATCACATTGCGGCGACTCGTCGGATTCTGGCCTTCGACGGCAACCCAGACAACGCTCCCGACGAGGCAGATGGCTTCGAAATCATTCAGCAGGCCTGCGGCGGTCTCGACACCCGGCTCGCCGCGATCTTCGACCAGTGCACGGGGCCGACGCTTCTCGTCGGCATGGACACGCCCCAGCTGACCGCGGCCGACCTGAATGCGGCGGCACGGGGCATGCAGCTGGCCGCACAGCACGGCGATGCGGCCAGCGCCTGGCTCGGGTTCGCGAACGACGGCGGATTCTGGGCGCTTGGAATGACCCACCCCGACGGCGACCACATCCGCGGCGTCGCCATGTCACAGCACAACACCGGGCGCGTTCAGCTCGAGCGCCTGCTCGACGCTGGTCTCGAGGTGTCGCTGCTCTCCGAGCTGATCGATGTTGACACGTTCGCCGATGCGGTCGACGTCGCCGCCCTCGCGCCGCACTCACGCTTCGCGCGGGCGTTCGCCGCGGCCGTGCGCGCCCCCGAACTCGTGCCCGCACCGGCCACCCGCCCGGTCGTCGCCCACACGGCGGCGCGGCCGTGA
- a CDS encoding HNH endonuclease signature motif containing protein produces the protein MSATPPNTPGSTAGGPHDPDVADAARVSLGVLLAEAARACGECGVFRAAAPCGLADEELLAGLVAVERLGRLVDGLRTQVAGDVADRSRHELGEESLARKQGFANAVELIVASTSVSRSTARARTKLGAQVLPSVVVGMPVPSQFPEVEDALRSGLIGVDTADAIVRPLSEAAPNCGTEEIRAVERRLVEWAVDGVGGVGFGADDIRGLAVRARESLDADGAEPRYKDLETKRGLTFSNTRSGCIRVNGVLTPEQGGVWMAVDHAISSPRVAGHIPFDPGTPHADTGAGTLAATTATATAIDADAEAVADAEAVAVDTRTLPQRRVDVFTEVIRVAAGLSGMPQINGARPVLNIHATLDDVVSGRGVGWIDGIDEPVPASVVAQTLCHADIVTTVFGAHGEVLHLGKTRRLFSAAQNRALANRDGGCVWKGCNRPPQFCESHHVVDWKDDSHMLGVTDVCNGALLCKFHHNHLHTADWRLVMVDGVPHLIPPKWVDHQQRPQRCRQTSDRLTNPDPPTVFNPRKRGAPPRPRFTDAE, from the coding sequence ATGTCCGCAACACCTCCCAACACCCCTGGCAGCACCGCCGGCGGCCCCCACGATCCCGACGTGGCCGATGCCGCGCGGGTGTCGTTGGGTGTGCTGTTGGCGGAGGCGGCCCGGGCGTGTGGTGAGTGTGGGGTGTTCCGGGCTGCCGCGCCCTGCGGGCTTGCCGACGAAGAATTGTTGGCCGGTCTGGTTGCGGTGGAGCGGCTGGGCAGGCTGGTAGACGGGTTACGTACGCAGGTGGCCGGAGATGTCGCCGACCGCAGCAGACACGAACTCGGTGAAGAGTCACTCGCACGCAAACAAGGGTTCGCGAACGCCGTCGAACTGATTGTCGCGTCAACGTCGGTGTCGCGGTCGACAGCTCGGGCGCGAACGAAGCTCGGTGCGCAGGTGCTGCCCTCGGTCGTGGTTGGGATGCCTGTCCCGTCGCAGTTCCCGGAGGTCGAAGACGCTCTGCGGTCGGGTCTGATCGGTGTCGACACCGCCGACGCGATCGTTCGCCCGCTGTCGGAGGCTGCGCCGAACTGCGGCACCGAGGAGATCCGTGCGGTCGAGCGGCGACTCGTTGAGTGGGCTGTTGACGGGGTCGGTGGGGTGGGGTTCGGTGCGGATGATATTCGTGGGCTCGCTGTCCGGGCGAGAGAGTCGCTCGACGCTGACGGCGCCGAACCGCGGTACAAAGACTTGGAAACGAAACGCGGTCTGACATTCTCGAACACCCGCTCAGGGTGCATCCGTGTGAACGGGGTGTTGACGCCGGAGCAGGGCGGGGTGTGGATGGCGGTTGATCACGCGATCTCCAGCCCCCGCGTCGCCGGACACATCCCGTTCGACCCCGGCACACCCCATGCCGACACGGGAGCCGGCACCCTCGCCGCCACCACCGCCACGGCCACCGCCATTGATGCTGACGCTGAGGCGGTGGCTGATGCGGAGGCGGTAGCGGTGGATACGCGTACTTTGCCGCAGCGTCGGGTGGATGTGTTCACGGAAGTCATCCGGGTCGCCGCAGGCTTGTCGGGGATGCCGCAGATCAACGGTGCACGGCCGGTGCTGAACATCCACGCCACCCTCGACGACGTCGTCAGTGGGCGTGGGGTGGGCTGGATCGACGGCATCGACGAACCCGTGCCCGCGTCCGTTGTCGCGCAGACTCTCTGCCACGCCGACATCGTCACGACCGTGTTCGGAGCGCACGGGGAAGTGCTGCACCTCGGGAAAACGAGGCGCCTGTTCAGTGCCGCGCAGAACCGTGCGTTGGCGAATCGTGATGGCGGGTGTGTGTGGAAGGGCTGTAACCGGCCCCCGCAGTTCTGCGAGAGCCACCATGTCGTGGACTGGAAAGACGACTCCCACATGCTTGGTGTGACGGATGTGTGTAACGGGGCGTTGTTGTGCAAGTTCCACCACAACCATCTCCACACGGCCGACTGGCGGCTGGTCATGGTGGATGGGGTGCCGCATCTGATTCCACCGAAATGGGTCGACCATCAACAACGACCCCAGAGATGCCGACAAACATCAGACCGCCTCACCAACCCCGACCCACCGACGGTCTTCAACCCACGAAAACGCGGCGCACCCCCGCGCCCGAGATTCACCGACGCCGAATAG